TATCCTGATGATAGAGATAGGGTTGTGCAAAGTATTCATGAAGCAATTGAAGATTCAGAGCAAACCAACTGGGTCGCTGAGTATAGCTACAGGAAAAGTGACGGCACATTTGCAAAAGTGATTGACAGGGGTATAGTAATTAGAAACGTAGATGGTAAACCTATGCGTATGGTAGGTGCTATGACAGATATTACCGAACAAAAAAATCACGAAAAACAATTGTTGGAGCTCAATGAATCCCTACAAAATTATGCCAAGGATTTGGAGCGCTCCAATGAAGAATTGGAATCTTTTGCCTTTATCACATCCCACGATTTGCAGGAACCCTTGCGGATGATTTCTAGCTTTATGGACCAGCTCAAGCGAAAGTATGGAGATCAACTGGACGAAAAAGCCCTTCAGTACATACATTACGCATCTGATGGCGCAAAAAGGATGAAGCGAATCATTCTTGATTTATTGGAGTACTCAAGAGCAGCCAAACCTATAGACAGTCTGGAGGAAGTGGATTTGAATGAAATACTATCTGAATTCAAACAGCTTAGAAGAAAAGTTATTTCAGAGAAAGCTGCTTCCATATCCTCTGTTGAGCTTCCTACTGTTACTACCTATAAGGCGGGAATTGCCCAGGTATTTAATTCTTTATTGGATAATGCCATAAAATACGCAGAAGAGGGGAAGGCGCCTCAAATAGAAATCAAGGCAATAGAAAAAGAAGCCGAGTGGGAGTTTTCAATCAAAGACAATGGTATTGGAATCGATTCAGAATTCTTTGAAAAAATATTTCTCATCTTTCAGAGATTGCACAATAGAGATCAATATGCTGGTACTGGCATAGGCTTATCAATTGCAAAAAGACATGTGGAATTTTTAGGAGGCAAAATTTGGTTGAAATCAGAACTTGGAAAAGGCGCTACGTTTTACTTTAGCATACCAAAAACACAATGAGTAGTATATGGCAAACATACAAGGATACCATCAGGAATAATTGCTCCTTGAACAATGAAATATCTGAGGGTAGCGTAAATTATTGGAGAAACTCCCTGTTTTCCACCACCATGATTTTTGTCCTACCGCTTTGTTTCATTGCGCTAATCCCGTCTTTGTTTTTGATTACATTTGAAAATAAAGAGTTTATAACAATATTGCATTTTAGTACGCTTGGACTCATGTTTTTTATTGCTTTTGCGCCACGAGTTCAAATAATGGTAAGAAAATTGATTTTTTCATTGACCGTATTTGCTTTTGCAAGCATCTTAAATATTTTCACCGCTCCTTCTTCCGGTTCGGTTTTAGTTTACTTTTTGGCAGCTTGTATTTACTCCATCATCATTTTTGACAATAAGTATGCTTATTGGTGGAGCCACCTGGTGCTTTTTATTTCGGTGCTATTTGCTTTTGCTATACATTTCGAGTTGCTGAACTTTGAACACAATGTTGATATGAGTTCCGTTAATGAATGGGTTGCCGTTAGCTCTAATTTGGTCTTTCTTTGTTACCTGTCTTCAGCGCTCATCCCGAAAATTTTCATTGGATTAGAAAACCACATCAAGGAGCAGAATAGGCTAAAGAATGAATTGGAGAGCAATAAGGCTGCATTGCAGATCAAGAATGAAGAGCTTGAGGAGTATGCATTTGTAGCATCCCATGACCTTCAGGAGCCTTTAAGGATGGTGTCTAGTTTTATGAATAAATTGAGCACAGGTTATGGAGGCCAATTGGACGAAAAAGCACTTCAGTATATTCACTTTGCTAGTGATGGAGCGAAACGTATGAAACAAACTATCCTTGATTTACTGGAATATTCAAGAGCCGGCAGGCCAATAGAATCGATGGAGGAAGTGGATGTTAATGAAATACTCTCTGAATTCAAACAGCTCAGGAGAAAAATTATTTCAGAGAAAGCAGTAAGCATCTCCACATCTGAATTACCTACCATTTATTCGTATAAAGCTGCTATAACACAGGTATTTCATTCATTATTGGATAATGCTATAAAATATTCAGGAGAAGGGAAGGCACCGCAAATAGAAATCAATGCAATAGAAAAAGAAGCCGAGTGGGAGTTTTCAATCAAAGACAATGGTATTGGAATCGATTCAGAATTCTTTGATAAAATATTTCTCATCTTTCAGAGATTGCACAATAGAGACCAATACGCAGGTACTGGTGTAGGCTTATCAGTTGCAAAAAAACACGTGGAATTTTTGGGAGGCAAAATTTGTTTGGAATCAACTCTGGGAGAAGGCACTACTTTCTTTTTTACTGTACCAAAGAATTAGTGTACATTACTTGAAATTGAATCAGCTCACAAACGGTATAAACTAATTTATCAGTTTTATGATAGCAGCCATCAGTAAATTTGAAATCCAAAATGGCATGGAGGAAGAAGTGAAAAGCGCTTTTAAAAACCGACCTGGGCTAGTGCAAAACGCCAAAGGATTTGTGAAGTTGGATGTACTAAGTCCTTTAAATAACCCGGCAGAAATTCACCTGATTACCTATTGGGAAAGTGAGGAAGATTTTGAATACTGGCACCGCCACCATTTAAAGGAATCGCATAAAAATATTCCCAAAGGACTGAAACTAGTCCCTAAAAGCTGGGAACTGACTAAATACGAACACATAAGCTCTTAATTATGTCTGCACTGAATTTGAAATTGCTCAATGAAAAATCAAGTGAACTGGCCAATCATATCACCCACTTGCATTTTACACACGATCCGGGCTTGATGAAACGCTACGGGCCAGTTGGCAAAAACCGTTGTTATGAAGACGCTGTTTTCCATCTCAATTTTCTGGCTGAAGCAATGACCATGAAACTACCGGATATGTATGCCAACTATATACTCTGGGCTGCCGCCATGCTAAAATCCAGAAATATTCCGGATACAGACCTGCACCATAACCTAGAATTTGTTCAACAGGCCATACATGAGATCCTGGGCAGTGATTTTTCCGATGTGACCAAGGAGTATATTGCTATCGCCAAAGAAAAACTCAAAGACAATACTGAAGAAACCCCGTCCTATATCGCAGATGACAACCCACTGAAAAAAGAAGTTACTGCATATATGGAGTATTTGCTGCTCGGTAAACGAAGGGAGGCAACACATTTGATTACAGAGCTCATCGAACAGGAAGTTTCTATAAAAGATATCTACCAGTTTATTTTTCAGGTTTCACAATATGAAGTAGGGCGCTTGTGGCAATGCAATAAAATCACTGTTGCCCACGAGCATTACTGTACGGCTGCAACCCAGCAGATCATGTCCGGCTTGTACCAGCATATTTTTTCTTCCAAGCGCAAGGGAAAAACATTGGTGGCCTGCTCCATTTCCGGAGAATTGCACGAACTTGGCATTCGCATGGTCACTGATTTTTTTGAAATGGACGGATGGGACACCTATTATCTCGGTGCCAATATGCCTGACAATCAATTGCAGGAGGCGCTAAAAGAGTACAAGGCCGATGTGCTTGCGTTGTCTATTACCCTTCCTACCCATGTTAGCAGAGCAGCCACTCTGATAAAAAATATACAGGCTAAAAGTGATTTTAAAAAATTGAAAATAATGGTGGGCGGTTATCCATTTCTGACCAATCCGGATCTCTGGCAAAGAGTGGCCGCTGATGCTTTTGCTCAAAATGCTGATCAGGCAATTACAACGGCTAACGAATTGGTAAATCAATAAGATGGAAATTAAGCCAAACGATAAGAAAATTATCCTGGCCTGCGACCAACACGGGGCAGTAAAACAGGTATTTTTGGACACCGCCTCCCTGCTCGAAAACATTAAGCTACCGGTTGGCTTACATAGCCTTGTTTCATCATCCTCCATCAAAGAGTTGGGTAGCTTCTGGCTTTCCATTCACGAGAAATCTATGGAAGAGAATATCTTGCTGACCCTGAGCTTTAATGGTCAACAAGTCACCTATATTTTTTCAGGTTATTTATTAAAAGAAACGATCCTGCTTTGCGGAAATACTGAACTGAATTCTACCGGAAAGGCTTTGGATGAAATTATGCTGATCAACAACGAGCAGGCAAACCAGATAAGACTAACCGAGAAAAAGGTCAGCACGATTCTTAACGAAGAGCAGAAAAAGGAAATGAATGAGGCTTTTTTGAATGATTTCTCTGCACTCAACAACGAATTAATCAACAACAAACGGGAGTTGATGCGCAAAAATCAAAAAATTGAGTTGTTGAATCAGGAATTGAATGCTGTCAACGACAACATGAGCATGTTTACTTATTCCGTTTCGCATGACTTGAAGGAACCCCTGAGAATGATTAAATCTCCTTTAACGCTTTTTCATAAAAAGTATAGAGAAAGCCTCGACCCAAAAGGACAAAAATATATTGACCTGGCATTGGATGGAGCCAACCGCTTAAGTAAAATGTTGGCGGATTTATTGGAGTTTCATCAATCTTCCAATTTCGAAACCACCGAAACTGTAGATCTGAATGATGTGTTTTTGGAAGTAAAGAAAATTCTTCAAAAAGAAATAGAAGAAAAAGATGCCCAAATCAAAAGTGATAAGCTGCCCATAATTATAGGTTCATTTACAGGCTACCAACAGGTTTTACAAAATCTCATTTCCAATGCCATTAAATTTGTTCCTGAAGGGAAAACTCCGGTGGTGTCCATTCAGGTAGAAGAGAATGATATAAAATACACTATTCAGGTAAAAGATAATGGGGTGGGCATACCGGAAGATCAAAGGCAGGATGTTTTTAATTTGTTTAAACGCCTCAACGATCATCAGCAGTACGAAGGAAGCGGGATGGGCCTGGCGATGGTCAAGAAAAGTATTGAAAGAATGGGTGGAGAAGTTTGGTTGGAATCTACTCTGGGAGAAGGCACTACTTTCTTTTTCACCTTGCCTAAACAGAATAGAAAATGAACAACAACATAATTGCAAGAAATAATATAAAAGTGTTTGGCGAAGGAAATCAACCCATGATTTTTGCACACGGTTATGGGTGCGACCAAAATATGTGGCGATTTATTACTCCTGCTTTTGAAAAGGATTTTAAGATTGTTTTGTTTGACCATGTAGGTTCTGGCAAATCAGACCAAAGTGCCTACGATTTTGAAAAATACAATTCCCTCAAAGGCTATGCTGATGACCTTGTTGAAATCTGTGAAGCGTTGGAGCTCAAAAACATCATTTTTGTGGGGCACTCTGTCAGTAGCATAATTGGCGTTCTTGCCGCAGTTGACAGACCAGAATTATTCCACAAACTGGTTTTAATTGGCCCCTCTCCATGTTATATCAATAGCAATGACTATTTCGGTGGCTTTACACAAAAGGATATTGACGAATTGATCACAACTCTGGAAAGTAATTATCTTGGGTGGTCTAGTTACATTACGCCTGTGATTATTGGCAACTCTGATAAACAGGAGTATTCCGAAGAACTTAAAAACAGTTTCTGCTCTATGAACCCCGATATTGCCAAGCATTTCGCCAGGGTGACATTTCTGGGCGATAACCGAAACGATTTATCCGGGGTTTCAACCCAAAGCTTGATTATCCAATCTCATCCGGATGTGATTGCCCCTGTTCAAGTTGGAGAATTTGTTCATGAGAAAATCAGGAACAGTAAGTATGTGCTTTTAAACAGTCCCGGCCACTGCCCGCACCTTACTGCACCATCTCAAGTTATCTCCAGCATACAAAATTTTTTAGCAACCAAACTATGAGACCACAGCCATTTTTTGAAGACGCAGAAGATCTCTACCAAAATGCCCCTTTTGGTTATCTTACTATGCGTGCCGATGGCCTTATTGTCAATATAAATACCACCTTGCTAAAGTGGTTGGGTTTAGAACGAGACGAAATTGTGCTTCAAAAATCTTTTCAGGATTTATTGGGCATGGGTGAAAAAATATATTACGAAACCCACCTAATGCCACTGCTTCAAATGCATGGAGAGATTTCGGAAATAAATATTGAACTCAAAGGAAAGGAACCGATCAAACTGCCTGCATTGGTCAATGCCAAACGAATTTCGGGTCATAAAAAAGAGGAGCCTTTCTTCCGGTTTTCAGTTCTGAATATCACCCAGCGGAAACAATACGAGTTGGAATTAATGAAAGCAAAAAAAGAGGCTGAGCAATCTGTTCATAAGCTTAAACAGATGAATCAGGACTTAGAACAATTCGCGTACATTGCCTCCCATGATTTACAAGCCCCTTTAAGAACCATTTTTGCGATGATTGATTTTTTAGAAAAAAAGGGGCTTTTCACTGTAGGAAGTAAGGAGGAGAAGGGTTTTTCCTTAATCAAAAGCAATGCCCAGCGGATGAGACTGATGATAAAGGATTTATTGGAGTACGCAACGATTGACAAGGAGGAAAGAATATTTGAAGAAGTCTCTTTAAATGAAGCCTGTGATATTGCGATAGAGTCGATCAGGGATCAGGTGCATGAAAGCCAAGCTGTTTTCACGATTCCTGAATTACCGAAAGTGCTTGGTAATAAGCATCAACTGGCCCGGCTTTTTCAGAATCTTTTCAGCAATGCCATTAAATATAAATCTGCTGCCGACCCGCAAATTATTGTTTGGTTTGAAGACAAAGAGCCTAAAATCAAAGTGTTTGTCCAGGACAATGGGATGGGCTTTGATCAGAGTTTAGCCAATCAAGTGTTTGAATTTATGAAAAGACTGCATTCGCACGATGCCATACCCGGAACCGGTATAGGACTGTCTGCCTGTAAGCGTATAGTTGAAAACCATGGCGGGGCAATAGGTGTGAAGTCTGCAATAGGCAAAGGATCTACTTTTTATTTCACTTTTTCAAAACAAAAACTTAAAACATGACATTAAAGCCCGTACACATCCTCTTGGTAGAAGACAACGAAGGAGATGTTTTTTTAACATTAGAAGCTTTTGAGGAAAGCAAAGTAAAAACCGAAATCAGTGTGGCAAAAAATGGAAGGGAAGCTCTTGATTTTCTTTATAAAAGAGGTGATTTTGCTGAAGCCAAGAAGCCTGATCTTGTCCTTTTGGATATCAATATCCCTATTTATAACGGACACCAAGTTTTAGAGCAAATCAAAACTGATCCCAATCTTAAAAAGATTCCGGTAATAATGCTTACGACTTCATCTAATCAAAAAGACATTGAAAAGGCCTATTCGAATCACAGCAATAGTTATGTTAAAAAGCCCATAGAAATGGATGAATTTTTGGATGCCATACTGAAGATAGAAGAGTTTTGGTTGCAGTTATCGACACTATCACGCTAAGGGATAGATTGGAATAAATTTGAAACTTAAGTGCTGTTGTTCTTGCCAAATTTCCCTTTACCTATTTACCTGAGTTCGGAAATTATTTTGGACTTTATTAATTCCAATGGGTCATGACCCATTGGATTGGGATGGGCATAGGGAAAAAATATGAGCTCTGTTGTCCTGACTTTGGTGGCAGACAAACCGTTGCAGCTACTGACATTCAAGCAATTGAATGATAATGTTCTGTACTATAATCCCGGTATTCAAAAAAATATTTTTTCTATACTTGAACCCGGAATATGCATTAGGAAATCTATTGCAGCATGAAATCACTTCAAAATCAGACACTTC
The DNA window shown above is from Chitinophagales bacterium and carries:
- a CDS encoding ATP-binding protein, with protein sequence MSSIWQTYKDTIRNNCSLNNEISEGSVNYWRNSLFSTTMIFVLPLCFIALIPSLFLITFENKEFITILHFSTLGLMFFIAFAPRVQIMVRKLIFSLTVFAFASILNIFTAPSSGSVLVYFLAACIYSIIIFDNKYAYWWSHLVLFISVLFAFAIHFELLNFEHNVDMSSVNEWVAVSSNLVFLCYLSSALIPKIFIGLENHIKEQNRLKNELESNKAALQIKNEELEEYAFVASHDLQEPLRMVSSFMNKLSTGYGGQLDEKALQYIHFASDGAKRMKQTILDLLEYSRAGRPIESMEEVDVNEILSEFKQLRRKIISEKAVSISTSELPTIYSYKAAITQVFHSLLDNAIKYSGEGKAPQIEINAIEKEAEWEFSIKDNGIGIDSEFFDKIFLIFQRLHNRDQYAGTGVGLSVAKKHVEFLGGKICLESTLGEGTTFFFTVPKN
- a CDS encoding antibiotic biosynthesis monooxygenase family protein; translation: MIAAISKFEIQNGMEEEVKSAFKNRPGLVQNAKGFVKLDVLSPLNNPAEIHLITYWESEEDFEYWHRHHLKESHKNIPKGLKLVPKSWELTKYEHISS
- a CDS encoding cobalamin-dependent protein (Presence of a B(12) (cobalamin)-binding domain implies dependence on cobalamin itself, in one of its several forms, or in some unusual lineages, dependence on a cobalamin-like analog.); amino-acid sequence: MSALNLKLLNEKSSELANHITHLHFTHDPGLMKRYGPVGKNRCYEDAVFHLNFLAEAMTMKLPDMYANYILWAAAMLKSRNIPDTDLHHNLEFVQQAIHEILGSDFSDVTKEYIAIAKEKLKDNTEETPSYIADDNPLKKEVTAYMEYLLLGKRREATHLITELIEQEVSIKDIYQFIFQVSQYEVGRLWQCNKITVAHEHYCTAATQQIMSGLYQHIFSSKRKGKTLVACSISGELHELGIRMVTDFFEMDGWDTYYLGANMPDNQLQEALKEYKADVLALSITLPTHVSRAATLIKNIQAKSDFKKLKIMVGGYPFLTNPDLWQRVAADAFAQNADQAITTANELVNQ
- a CDS encoding ATP-binding protein; the protein is MEIKPNDKKIILACDQHGAVKQVFLDTASLLENIKLPVGLHSLVSSSSIKELGSFWLSIHEKSMEENILLTLSFNGQQVTYIFSGYLLKETILLCGNTELNSTGKALDEIMLINNEQANQIRLTEKKVSTILNEEQKKEMNEAFLNDFSALNNELINNKRELMRKNQKIELLNQELNAVNDNMSMFTYSVSHDLKEPLRMIKSPLTLFHKKYRESLDPKGQKYIDLALDGANRLSKMLADLLEFHQSSNFETTETVDLNDVFLEVKKILQKEIEEKDAQIKSDKLPIIIGSFTGYQQVLQNLISNAIKFVPEGKTPVVSIQVEENDIKYTIQVKDNGVGIPEDQRQDVFNLFKRLNDHQQYEGSGMGLAMVKKSIERMGGEVWLESTLGEGTTFFFTLPKQNRK
- a CDS encoding alpha/beta hydrolase; translation: MNNNIIARNNIKVFGEGNQPMIFAHGYGCDQNMWRFITPAFEKDFKIVLFDHVGSGKSDQSAYDFEKYNSLKGYADDLVEICEALELKNIIFVGHSVSSIIGVLAAVDRPELFHKLVLIGPSPCYINSNDYFGGFTQKDIDELITTLESNYLGWSSYITPVIIGNSDKQEYSEELKNSFCSMNPDIAKHFARVTFLGDNRNDLSGVSTQSLIIQSHPDVIAPVQVGEFVHEKIRNSKYVLLNSPGHCPHLTAPSQVISSIQNFLATKL
- a CDS encoding ATP-binding protein yields the protein MRPQPFFEDAEDLYQNAPFGYLTMRADGLIVNINTTLLKWLGLERDEIVLQKSFQDLLGMGEKIYYETHLMPLLQMHGEISEINIELKGKEPIKLPALVNAKRISGHKKEEPFFRFSVLNITQRKQYELELMKAKKEAEQSVHKLKQMNQDLEQFAYIASHDLQAPLRTIFAMIDFLEKKGLFTVGSKEEKGFSLIKSNAQRMRLMIKDLLEYATIDKEERIFEEVSLNEACDIAIESIRDQVHESQAVFTIPELPKVLGNKHQLARLFQNLFSNAIKYKSAADPQIIVWFEDKEPKIKVFVQDNGMGFDQSLANQVFEFMKRLHSHDAIPGTGIGLSACKRIVENHGGAIGVKSAIGKGSTFYFTFSKQKLKT
- a CDS encoding response regulator, whose amino-acid sequence is MTLKPVHILLVEDNEGDVFLTLEAFEESKVKTEISVAKNGREALDFLYKRGDFAEAKKPDLVLLDINIPIYNGHQVLEQIKTDPNLKKIPVIMLTTSSNQKDIEKAYSNHSNSYVKKPIEMDEFLDAILKIEEFWLQLSTLSR